One part of the Pogoniulus pusillus isolate bPogPus1 chromosome 8, bPogPus1.pri, whole genome shotgun sequence genome encodes these proteins:
- the JAK1 gene encoding tyrosine-protein kinase JAK1 isoform X2, translating into MQYLNVKEDCKAMAFCAKMRSTKKSEVSLEAQHRGLEILFYLQDKTPICCTSGEFTSEELCIKAAQRCSISPLCHNLFALYDENKRLWYAPNQVFKIDEKTSLRLHYRMRFYFTNWHGTNENEPSVWRHSPKKAKTSFEKKPAPEGTPILDASSLEYIFAQGQYDLVKGLAPIRDPKSEQEVHEIENECLGMAVLAISHCAMKKKMKLPELSKEISYKHYIPETLNKTIRQRNFLTRIRINNVFKHFLKEFNNKTICEGNVSPRDLKVKYLSTMETLTKHYGAEVFETSFLLISSENEVNGFSCGASDSLPLYEVIVTGNNGIQWRLKPNSVQTEKEKKKKSDGKTKKQEEKHKIRDLWNNFSYFPEITHIVIKESTVSINKQDNKRMELRLSSHEEALSFASLIDGYFRLTADAHHYLCTDVAPPLIEHNIKNGCHGPICTEYAINKLRLEGDEAGMYVLRWSCTNFNHILMTVTCCEGSEINNSVQHKNFQIEVEKGEYFLHGSNKPFSSLKELMDHLKGQILRTDNISFTLKRCCQPKPREISNLLVATKKAQEWQPVYHLGQLSFHRILKEEIIQGEHLGRGTRTQIYSGILNYKDDENEGYQNEKEIKVLLKVLDPSHRDISLAFFETASMMRQVSHKHIVLLHGVCVRDVENIMVEEFVEFGPLDLFMHRKSEVLTTPWKFKVAKQLASALSYLEDKDLVHGNVCTKNILLAREGIDTEYGPFIKLSDPGIPITVLSRQECVERIPWIAPECVEDSKNLSVAADKWSFGTTLWEICYNGEVPLKDKTLAEKERFYEGRVVLATPSCKELADLMKQCMNYDPHRRPFFRAIMRDINKLEEQNPDIVSEKKPVTEVDPTLFEKRFLKRIRDLGEGHFGKVELCRYDPEGDNTGEQVAVKSLKPESGGSHIADLKKEIEILRNLYHENIVKYKGICTEDGGSGFKLIMEFLPSGSLKEYLPRNKNKINLKQLLRYAVQICKGMDYLGSRQYVHRDLAARNVLVESENRVKIGDFGLTKAIETDKEYYTVKDDLDSPVFWYAPECLQQSKFYIASDVWSFGVTLYELLTYCDSESSPMAEFLKMIGPTQGQMTVARLVHVLQEEKRLPRPPNCPEEVDQLMRKCWIFKHDERTTFHNLIQGFETIMSKM; encoded by the exons ATGCAG TATCTAAACGTAAAAGAAGATTGCAAAGCCATGGCTTTCTGTGCAAAAATGAGGAGCACAAAGAAGAGTGAAGTGAGCCTGGAAGCTCAGCACCGGGGCCTGGAAATACTTTTCTACCTACAAGACAAAACTCCCATTTGTTGCACGAGTGGCGAGTTCACTTCAGAGGAGCTGTGCATCaaagctgcccagaggtgtt CCatatctcctctctgccataaTCTCTTTGCACTCTATGATGAAAACAAAAGACTCTGGTATGCACCAAACCAGGTCTTCAAGATAGATGAAAAAACATCCTTGAGGCTCCATTATCGAATGAG ATTCTACTTCACAAACTGGCATGGGACTAATGAAAATGAGCCCTCAGTGTGGAGGCATTCCCCAAAGAAGGCAAAGACCTCTTTTGAGAagaagccagcaccagaaggaacCCCAATACTTGATGCAAGCTCTTTAGAATACATCTTTGCACAG GGTCAGTATGACTTAGTGAAAGGCCTGGCACCGATCCGCGACCCAAAAAGCGAGCAGGAGGTCCATGAAATCGAGAACGAGTGTCTGGGGATGGCTGTCCTTGCCATCTCTCACTGTGCCATGAAGAAAAAGATGAAGCTTCCAGAGCTTTCCAAAGAGATCAG TTACAAGCATTATATTCCTGAAACGTTGAACAAGACCATCAGGCAGAGGAACTTCTTGACCAGGATTCGGATCAACAACGTTTTCAAGCACTTCCTCAAGGAGTTTAACAACAAAACCATCTGTGAAGGTAACGTGTCCCCACGCGACCTCAAAGTCAAATACTTGTCCACCATGGAGACCCTGACGAAACATTACGGAGCCGAAGTGTTCGAGACTTCCTTTTTGCTCATCTCCTCTGAGAACGAAGTCAACGGATTCAGCTGCGGGGCCAGCGACAGCCTCCCGCTCTACGAGGTCATCGTCACCGGCAACAACGGCATCCAGTGGAGGCTCAAGCCGAAC TCTGtgcagacagagaaagagaagaagaagaaatctgatggcaaaaccaaaaagcaggaagaaaagcacAAAATTCGAGACTTGTGGAACAATTTTTCCTATTTCCCTGAAATCACCCACATTGTCATCAAGGAGTCTACAGTTAGCATTAACAAGCAGGACAACAAAAGGATG GAGTTAAGACTGTCCTCACACGAGGAGGCCCTGTCCTTTGCATCGCTGATAGATGGCTACTTCAGGCTGACAGCAGATGCCCACCATTACCTCTGCACTGACGTGGCTCCCCCGCTGATTGAGCACAACATCAAGAATGGATGTCATGGACCCATTTG CACGGAATACGCCATCAACAAACTGCGACTGGAAGGGGACGAAGCAGGAATGtatgtgttgaggtggagctgcACCAACTTCAACCACATCCTCATGACAGTCACCTGTTGTGAGGGCTCAGAG ATAAATAATTCTGTCCAGCACAAGAACTTCCAGATTGAGGTGGAGAAAGGCGAGTACTTCCTGCATGGTTCAAACAAGCCATTCTCATCCTTGAAAGAGCTGATGGATCACCTGAAAGGACAGATACTTCGCACAGACAACATAAGCTTTACCCTGAAGAGGTGctgccaacccaaaccaagaG AAATCTCCAACTTGCTAGTTGCAACCAAGAAGGCTCAGGAGTGGCAGCCTGTTTATcaccttgggcagctgagttTCCATCGTATCTTGAAGGAAGAAATCATACAG GGTGAACATCTTGGAAGAGGGACGAGAACACAGATTTACTCAGGGATCCTcaactacaaagatgatgagaatGAAGGATACCAAAATGAAAAGGAGATTAAAGTCCTCCTCAAAGTGTTGGACCCCAGCCACAGAGACATTTCTTTG GCCTTCTTTGAGACGGCGAGCATGATGCGGCAGGTGTCCCACAAGCACATTGTCCTCCTCCATGGCGTCTGCGTCCGCGACGTTGAAA ATATCATGGTTGAAGAGTTTGTTGAATTTGGGCCTCTGGATCTGTTCATGCATCGGAAAAGCGAAGTTCTGACAACTCCTTGGAAGTTCAAAGTTGCTAAGCAACTTGCAAGTGCACTGAGCTACTTG GAGGACAAGGATTTGGTGCATGGAAATGTGTGTACCAAAAACATCCTGCTGGCGAGAGAAGGCATCGACACGGAATATGGGCCCTTCATAAAGCTGAGTGACCCAGGAATACCCATAACTGTCCTCTCCAGACAAG AATGCGTGGAGCGAATCCCCTGGATCGCACCCGAGTGTGTTGAAGACTCCAAAAATTTAAGTGTTGCAGCAGATAAGTGGAGCTTTGGTACAACACTGTGGGAAATCTGCTACAATGGAGAAGTACCACTGAAGGACAAGACGCTAGCAGAG AAGGAGAGGTTCTACGAGGGGCGCGTTGTGTTGGCAACGCCGTCCTGCAAGGAGCTGGCTGACCTGATGAAACAGTGCATGAACTATGACCCCCACCGCAGACCCTTCTTCAGAGCCATCATGAGAGACATCAACAAACTGGAGGAACAAA ACCCTGACATCGTCTCGGAGAAGAAGCCTGTTACAGAGGTGGATCCCACACTGTTTGAGAAGAGATTCTTGAAGAGAATCCGGGATCTGGGCGAG GGCCACTTTGGCAAGGTTGAACTCTGCAGATATGACCCAGAAGGTGACAACACAGGGGAGCAAGTGGCAGTGAAATCTCTAAAGCCTGAGAGTGGAGGGAGTCACATTGCTGATCTGAAGAAGGAAATAGAAATCTTGAGGAATCTTTATCATGAGAACATTGTCAAATACAAGGGGATTTGCACAGAAGATG GAGGCAGTGGGTTTAAACTCATCATGGAGTTTCTTCCTTCTGGGAGCCTGAAGGAGTATCTGCCCCGGAACAAGAACAAAATCAACCTCAAGCAGCTGCTCAGATATGCGGTTCAGATCTGCAAG GGGATGGACTATTTAGGCTCCCGCCAGTACGTGCACCGCGACTTAGCAGCAAGAAACGTCCTCGTTGAGAGCGAGAACAGAGTGAAGATTGGAGACtttggcctcaccaaagccattGAGACCGACAAGGAGTACTACACCGTGAAGGATGACCTCGACAGCCCTGTCTTTTG GTATGCTCCAGAATGCCTGCAGCAGAGTAAATTCTACATTGCCTCAGATGTGTGGTCCTTTGGGGTGACACTCTATGAGCTGCTTACCTACTGTGATTCTGAGTCCAGCCCCATGGCA GAGTTCTTGAAGATGATTGGCCCCACGCAGGGACAGATGACAGTAGCGCGGCTGGTGCATGTCCTGCAGGAAGAGAAGCGGCTGCCGCGCCCACCCAACTGCCCGGAGGAG GTGGACCAGCTGATGAGGAAGTGCTGGATCTTCAAGCATGACG
- the JAK1 gene encoding tyrosine-protein kinase JAK1 isoform X3, which translates to MAFCAKMRSTKKSEVSLEAQHRGLEILFYLQDKTPICCTSGEFTSEELCIKAAQRCSISPLCHNLFALYDENKRLWYAPNQVFKIDEKTSLRLHYRMRFYFTNWHGTNENEPSVWRHSPKKAKTSFEKKPAPEGTPILDASSLEYIFAQGQYDLVKGLAPIRDPKSEQEVHEIENECLGMAVLAISHCAMKKKMKLPELSKEISYKHYIPETLNKTIRQRNFLTRIRINNVFKHFLKEFNNKTICEGNVSPRDLKVKYLSTMETLTKHYGAEVFETSFLLISSENEVNGFSCGASDSLPLYEVIVTGNNGIQWRLKPNSVQTEKEKKKKSDGKTKKQEEKHKIRDLWNNFSYFPEITHIVIKESTVSINKQDNKRMELRLSSHEEALSFASLIDGYFRLTADAHHYLCTDVAPPLIEHNIKNGCHGPICTEYAINKLRLEGDEAGMYVLRWSCTNFNHILMTVTCCEGSEQINNSVQHKNFQIEVEKGEYFLHGSNKPFSSLKELMDHLKGQILRTDNISFTLKRCCQPKPREISNLLVATKKAQEWQPVYHLGQLSFHRILKEEIIQGEHLGRGTRTQIYSGILNYKDDENEGYQNEKEIKVLLKVLDPSHRDISLAFFETASMMRQVSHKHIVLLHGVCVRDVENIMVEEFVEFGPLDLFMHRKSEVLTTPWKFKVAKQLASALSYLEDKDLVHGNVCTKNILLAREGIDTEYGPFIKLSDPGIPITVLSRQECVERIPWIAPECVEDSKNLSVAADKWSFGTTLWEICYNGEVPLKDKTLAEKERFYEGRVVLATPSCKELADLMKQCMNYDPHRRPFFRAIMRDINKLEEQNPDIVSEKKPVTEVDPTLFEKRFLKRIRDLGEGHFGKVELCRYDPEGDNTGEQVAVKSLKPESGGSHIADLKKEIEILRNLYHENIVKYKGICTEDGGSGFKLIMEFLPSGSLKEYLPRNKNKINLKQLLRYAVQICKGMDYLGSRQYVHRDLAARNVLVESENRVKIGDFGLTKAIETDKEYYTVKDDLDSPVFWYAPECLQQSKFYIASDVWSFGVTLYELLTYCDSESSPMAEFLKMIGPTQGQMTVARLVHVLQEEKRLPRPPNCPEEVDQLMRKCWIFKHDERTTFHNLIQGFETIMSKM; encoded by the exons ATGGCTTTCTGTGCAAAAATGAGGAGCACAAAGAAGAGTGAAGTGAGCCTGGAAGCTCAGCACCGGGGCCTGGAAATACTTTTCTACCTACAAGACAAAACTCCCATTTGTTGCACGAGTGGCGAGTTCACTTCAGAGGAGCTGTGCATCaaagctgcccagaggtgtt CCatatctcctctctgccataaTCTCTTTGCACTCTATGATGAAAACAAAAGACTCTGGTATGCACCAAACCAGGTCTTCAAGATAGATGAAAAAACATCCTTGAGGCTCCATTATCGAATGAG ATTCTACTTCACAAACTGGCATGGGACTAATGAAAATGAGCCCTCAGTGTGGAGGCATTCCCCAAAGAAGGCAAAGACCTCTTTTGAGAagaagccagcaccagaaggaacCCCAATACTTGATGCAAGCTCTTTAGAATACATCTTTGCACAG GGTCAGTATGACTTAGTGAAAGGCCTGGCACCGATCCGCGACCCAAAAAGCGAGCAGGAGGTCCATGAAATCGAGAACGAGTGTCTGGGGATGGCTGTCCTTGCCATCTCTCACTGTGCCATGAAGAAAAAGATGAAGCTTCCAGAGCTTTCCAAAGAGATCAG TTACAAGCATTATATTCCTGAAACGTTGAACAAGACCATCAGGCAGAGGAACTTCTTGACCAGGATTCGGATCAACAACGTTTTCAAGCACTTCCTCAAGGAGTTTAACAACAAAACCATCTGTGAAGGTAACGTGTCCCCACGCGACCTCAAAGTCAAATACTTGTCCACCATGGAGACCCTGACGAAACATTACGGAGCCGAAGTGTTCGAGACTTCCTTTTTGCTCATCTCCTCTGAGAACGAAGTCAACGGATTCAGCTGCGGGGCCAGCGACAGCCTCCCGCTCTACGAGGTCATCGTCACCGGCAACAACGGCATCCAGTGGAGGCTCAAGCCGAAC TCTGtgcagacagagaaagagaagaagaagaaatctgatggcaaaaccaaaaagcaggaagaaaagcacAAAATTCGAGACTTGTGGAACAATTTTTCCTATTTCCCTGAAATCACCCACATTGTCATCAAGGAGTCTACAGTTAGCATTAACAAGCAGGACAACAAAAGGATG GAGTTAAGACTGTCCTCACACGAGGAGGCCCTGTCCTTTGCATCGCTGATAGATGGCTACTTCAGGCTGACAGCAGATGCCCACCATTACCTCTGCACTGACGTGGCTCCCCCGCTGATTGAGCACAACATCAAGAATGGATGTCATGGACCCATTTG CACGGAATACGCCATCAACAAACTGCGACTGGAAGGGGACGAAGCAGGAATGtatgtgttgaggtggagctgcACCAACTTCAACCACATCCTCATGACAGTCACCTGTTGTGAGGGCTCAGAG CAGATAAATAATTCTGTCCAGCACAAGAACTTCCAGATTGAGGTGGAGAAAGGCGAGTACTTCCTGCATGGTTCAAACAAGCCATTCTCATCCTTGAAAGAGCTGATGGATCACCTGAAAGGACAGATACTTCGCACAGACAACATAAGCTTTACCCTGAAGAGGTGctgccaacccaaaccaagaG AAATCTCCAACTTGCTAGTTGCAACCAAGAAGGCTCAGGAGTGGCAGCCTGTTTATcaccttgggcagctgagttTCCATCGTATCTTGAAGGAAGAAATCATACAG GGTGAACATCTTGGAAGAGGGACGAGAACACAGATTTACTCAGGGATCCTcaactacaaagatgatgagaatGAAGGATACCAAAATGAAAAGGAGATTAAAGTCCTCCTCAAAGTGTTGGACCCCAGCCACAGAGACATTTCTTTG GCCTTCTTTGAGACGGCGAGCATGATGCGGCAGGTGTCCCACAAGCACATTGTCCTCCTCCATGGCGTCTGCGTCCGCGACGTTGAAA ATATCATGGTTGAAGAGTTTGTTGAATTTGGGCCTCTGGATCTGTTCATGCATCGGAAAAGCGAAGTTCTGACAACTCCTTGGAAGTTCAAAGTTGCTAAGCAACTTGCAAGTGCACTGAGCTACTTG GAGGACAAGGATTTGGTGCATGGAAATGTGTGTACCAAAAACATCCTGCTGGCGAGAGAAGGCATCGACACGGAATATGGGCCCTTCATAAAGCTGAGTGACCCAGGAATACCCATAACTGTCCTCTCCAGACAAG AATGCGTGGAGCGAATCCCCTGGATCGCACCCGAGTGTGTTGAAGACTCCAAAAATTTAAGTGTTGCAGCAGATAAGTGGAGCTTTGGTACAACACTGTGGGAAATCTGCTACAATGGAGAAGTACCACTGAAGGACAAGACGCTAGCAGAG AAGGAGAGGTTCTACGAGGGGCGCGTTGTGTTGGCAACGCCGTCCTGCAAGGAGCTGGCTGACCTGATGAAACAGTGCATGAACTATGACCCCCACCGCAGACCCTTCTTCAGAGCCATCATGAGAGACATCAACAAACTGGAGGAACAAA ACCCTGACATCGTCTCGGAGAAGAAGCCTGTTACAGAGGTGGATCCCACACTGTTTGAGAAGAGATTCTTGAAGAGAATCCGGGATCTGGGCGAG GGCCACTTTGGCAAGGTTGAACTCTGCAGATATGACCCAGAAGGTGACAACACAGGGGAGCAAGTGGCAGTGAAATCTCTAAAGCCTGAGAGTGGAGGGAGTCACATTGCTGATCTGAAGAAGGAAATAGAAATCTTGAGGAATCTTTATCATGAGAACATTGTCAAATACAAGGGGATTTGCACAGAAGATG GAGGCAGTGGGTTTAAACTCATCATGGAGTTTCTTCCTTCTGGGAGCCTGAAGGAGTATCTGCCCCGGAACAAGAACAAAATCAACCTCAAGCAGCTGCTCAGATATGCGGTTCAGATCTGCAAG GGGATGGACTATTTAGGCTCCCGCCAGTACGTGCACCGCGACTTAGCAGCAAGAAACGTCCTCGTTGAGAGCGAGAACAGAGTGAAGATTGGAGACtttggcctcaccaaagccattGAGACCGACAAGGAGTACTACACCGTGAAGGATGACCTCGACAGCCCTGTCTTTTG GTATGCTCCAGAATGCCTGCAGCAGAGTAAATTCTACATTGCCTCAGATGTGTGGTCCTTTGGGGTGACACTCTATGAGCTGCTTACCTACTGTGATTCTGAGTCCAGCCCCATGGCA GAGTTCTTGAAGATGATTGGCCCCACGCAGGGACAGATGACAGTAGCGCGGCTGGTGCATGTCCTGCAGGAAGAGAAGCGGCTGCCGCGCCCACCCAACTGCCCGGAGGAG GTGGACCAGCTGATGAGGAAGTGCTGGATCTTCAAGCATGACG
- the JAK1 gene encoding tyrosine-protein kinase JAK1 isoform X1, which yields MQYLNVKEDCKAMAFCAKMRSTKKSEVSLEAQHRGLEILFYLQDKTPICCTSGEFTSEELCIKAAQRCSISPLCHNLFALYDENKRLWYAPNQVFKIDEKTSLRLHYRMRFYFTNWHGTNENEPSVWRHSPKKAKTSFEKKPAPEGTPILDASSLEYIFAQGQYDLVKGLAPIRDPKSEQEVHEIENECLGMAVLAISHCAMKKKMKLPELSKEISYKHYIPETLNKTIRQRNFLTRIRINNVFKHFLKEFNNKTICEGNVSPRDLKVKYLSTMETLTKHYGAEVFETSFLLISSENEVNGFSCGASDSLPLYEVIVTGNNGIQWRLKPNSVQTEKEKKKKSDGKTKKQEEKHKIRDLWNNFSYFPEITHIVIKESTVSINKQDNKRMELRLSSHEEALSFASLIDGYFRLTADAHHYLCTDVAPPLIEHNIKNGCHGPICTEYAINKLRLEGDEAGMYVLRWSCTNFNHILMTVTCCEGSEQINNSVQHKNFQIEVEKGEYFLHGSNKPFSSLKELMDHLKGQILRTDNISFTLKRCCQPKPREISNLLVATKKAQEWQPVYHLGQLSFHRILKEEIIQGEHLGRGTRTQIYSGILNYKDDENEGYQNEKEIKVLLKVLDPSHRDISLAFFETASMMRQVSHKHIVLLHGVCVRDVENIMVEEFVEFGPLDLFMHRKSEVLTTPWKFKVAKQLASALSYLEDKDLVHGNVCTKNILLAREGIDTEYGPFIKLSDPGIPITVLSRQECVERIPWIAPECVEDSKNLSVAADKWSFGTTLWEICYNGEVPLKDKTLAEKERFYEGRVVLATPSCKELADLMKQCMNYDPHRRPFFRAIMRDINKLEEQNPDIVSEKKPVTEVDPTLFEKRFLKRIRDLGEGHFGKVELCRYDPEGDNTGEQVAVKSLKPESGGSHIADLKKEIEILRNLYHENIVKYKGICTEDGGSGFKLIMEFLPSGSLKEYLPRNKNKINLKQLLRYAVQICKGMDYLGSRQYVHRDLAARNVLVESENRVKIGDFGLTKAIETDKEYYTVKDDLDSPVFWYAPECLQQSKFYIASDVWSFGVTLYELLTYCDSESSPMAEFLKMIGPTQGQMTVARLVHVLQEEKRLPRPPNCPEEVDQLMRKCWIFKHDERTTFHNLIQGFETIMSKM from the exons ATGCAG TATCTAAACGTAAAAGAAGATTGCAAAGCCATGGCTTTCTGTGCAAAAATGAGGAGCACAAAGAAGAGTGAAGTGAGCCTGGAAGCTCAGCACCGGGGCCTGGAAATACTTTTCTACCTACAAGACAAAACTCCCATTTGTTGCACGAGTGGCGAGTTCACTTCAGAGGAGCTGTGCATCaaagctgcccagaggtgtt CCatatctcctctctgccataaTCTCTTTGCACTCTATGATGAAAACAAAAGACTCTGGTATGCACCAAACCAGGTCTTCAAGATAGATGAAAAAACATCCTTGAGGCTCCATTATCGAATGAG ATTCTACTTCACAAACTGGCATGGGACTAATGAAAATGAGCCCTCAGTGTGGAGGCATTCCCCAAAGAAGGCAAAGACCTCTTTTGAGAagaagccagcaccagaaggaacCCCAATACTTGATGCAAGCTCTTTAGAATACATCTTTGCACAG GGTCAGTATGACTTAGTGAAAGGCCTGGCACCGATCCGCGACCCAAAAAGCGAGCAGGAGGTCCATGAAATCGAGAACGAGTGTCTGGGGATGGCTGTCCTTGCCATCTCTCACTGTGCCATGAAGAAAAAGATGAAGCTTCCAGAGCTTTCCAAAGAGATCAG TTACAAGCATTATATTCCTGAAACGTTGAACAAGACCATCAGGCAGAGGAACTTCTTGACCAGGATTCGGATCAACAACGTTTTCAAGCACTTCCTCAAGGAGTTTAACAACAAAACCATCTGTGAAGGTAACGTGTCCCCACGCGACCTCAAAGTCAAATACTTGTCCACCATGGAGACCCTGACGAAACATTACGGAGCCGAAGTGTTCGAGACTTCCTTTTTGCTCATCTCCTCTGAGAACGAAGTCAACGGATTCAGCTGCGGGGCCAGCGACAGCCTCCCGCTCTACGAGGTCATCGTCACCGGCAACAACGGCATCCAGTGGAGGCTCAAGCCGAAC TCTGtgcagacagagaaagagaagaagaagaaatctgatggcaaaaccaaaaagcaggaagaaaagcacAAAATTCGAGACTTGTGGAACAATTTTTCCTATTTCCCTGAAATCACCCACATTGTCATCAAGGAGTCTACAGTTAGCATTAACAAGCAGGACAACAAAAGGATG GAGTTAAGACTGTCCTCACACGAGGAGGCCCTGTCCTTTGCATCGCTGATAGATGGCTACTTCAGGCTGACAGCAGATGCCCACCATTACCTCTGCACTGACGTGGCTCCCCCGCTGATTGAGCACAACATCAAGAATGGATGTCATGGACCCATTTG CACGGAATACGCCATCAACAAACTGCGACTGGAAGGGGACGAAGCAGGAATGtatgtgttgaggtggagctgcACCAACTTCAACCACATCCTCATGACAGTCACCTGTTGTGAGGGCTCAGAG CAGATAAATAATTCTGTCCAGCACAAGAACTTCCAGATTGAGGTGGAGAAAGGCGAGTACTTCCTGCATGGTTCAAACAAGCCATTCTCATCCTTGAAAGAGCTGATGGATCACCTGAAAGGACAGATACTTCGCACAGACAACATAAGCTTTACCCTGAAGAGGTGctgccaacccaaaccaagaG AAATCTCCAACTTGCTAGTTGCAACCAAGAAGGCTCAGGAGTGGCAGCCTGTTTATcaccttgggcagctgagttTCCATCGTATCTTGAAGGAAGAAATCATACAG GGTGAACATCTTGGAAGAGGGACGAGAACACAGATTTACTCAGGGATCCTcaactacaaagatgatgagaatGAAGGATACCAAAATGAAAAGGAGATTAAAGTCCTCCTCAAAGTGTTGGACCCCAGCCACAGAGACATTTCTTTG GCCTTCTTTGAGACGGCGAGCATGATGCGGCAGGTGTCCCACAAGCACATTGTCCTCCTCCATGGCGTCTGCGTCCGCGACGTTGAAA ATATCATGGTTGAAGAGTTTGTTGAATTTGGGCCTCTGGATCTGTTCATGCATCGGAAAAGCGAAGTTCTGACAACTCCTTGGAAGTTCAAAGTTGCTAAGCAACTTGCAAGTGCACTGAGCTACTTG GAGGACAAGGATTTGGTGCATGGAAATGTGTGTACCAAAAACATCCTGCTGGCGAGAGAAGGCATCGACACGGAATATGGGCCCTTCATAAAGCTGAGTGACCCAGGAATACCCATAACTGTCCTCTCCAGACAAG AATGCGTGGAGCGAATCCCCTGGATCGCACCCGAGTGTGTTGAAGACTCCAAAAATTTAAGTGTTGCAGCAGATAAGTGGAGCTTTGGTACAACACTGTGGGAAATCTGCTACAATGGAGAAGTACCACTGAAGGACAAGACGCTAGCAGAG AAGGAGAGGTTCTACGAGGGGCGCGTTGTGTTGGCAACGCCGTCCTGCAAGGAGCTGGCTGACCTGATGAAACAGTGCATGAACTATGACCCCCACCGCAGACCCTTCTTCAGAGCCATCATGAGAGACATCAACAAACTGGAGGAACAAA ACCCTGACATCGTCTCGGAGAAGAAGCCTGTTACAGAGGTGGATCCCACACTGTTTGAGAAGAGATTCTTGAAGAGAATCCGGGATCTGGGCGAG GGCCACTTTGGCAAGGTTGAACTCTGCAGATATGACCCAGAAGGTGACAACACAGGGGAGCAAGTGGCAGTGAAATCTCTAAAGCCTGAGAGTGGAGGGAGTCACATTGCTGATCTGAAGAAGGAAATAGAAATCTTGAGGAATCTTTATCATGAGAACATTGTCAAATACAAGGGGATTTGCACAGAAGATG GAGGCAGTGGGTTTAAACTCATCATGGAGTTTCTTCCTTCTGGGAGCCTGAAGGAGTATCTGCCCCGGAACAAGAACAAAATCAACCTCAAGCAGCTGCTCAGATATGCGGTTCAGATCTGCAAG GGGATGGACTATTTAGGCTCCCGCCAGTACGTGCACCGCGACTTAGCAGCAAGAAACGTCCTCGTTGAGAGCGAGAACAGAGTGAAGATTGGAGACtttggcctcaccaaagccattGAGACCGACAAGGAGTACTACACCGTGAAGGATGACCTCGACAGCCCTGTCTTTTG GTATGCTCCAGAATGCCTGCAGCAGAGTAAATTCTACATTGCCTCAGATGTGTGGTCCTTTGGGGTGACACTCTATGAGCTGCTTACCTACTGTGATTCTGAGTCCAGCCCCATGGCA GAGTTCTTGAAGATGATTGGCCCCACGCAGGGACAGATGACAGTAGCGCGGCTGGTGCATGTCCTGCAGGAAGAGAAGCGGCTGCCGCGCCCACCCAACTGCCCGGAGGAG GTGGACCAGCTGATGAGGAAGTGCTGGATCTTCAAGCATGACG